A section of the Stenotrophomonas sp. 364 genome encodes:
- a CDS encoding pentapeptide repeat-containing protein, protein MLAKEARNRWQTEQLKLVEKKLNDAAKSLKMGPMPESPFGLTELGMADFRGATLAEPLRYLKVSNVDLSDVLFKEGASINESEMERCRLDRVDMRNVFVRRSFSDCSFVKAKLSGARMGGEFVRCDFAGANLSKSFATDCKFTGCNFAGATLSDVHFISCTFEGCDFSDVKLLTGSVAGSEFLGGTSIDQLAGCITDSAVIR, encoded by the coding sequence ATGCTTGCTAAAGAAGCTCGCAACAGGTGGCAGACCGAGCAGTTGAAGCTGGTCGAGAAGAAGCTCAACGATGCGGCGAAGTCGCTCAAGATGGGTCCCATGCCGGAGTCGCCCTTTGGCCTCACCGAACTAGGCATGGCCGACTTTCGCGGCGCGACCCTCGCTGAACCCTTGCGTTACCTGAAAGTGAGCAATGTCGATCTCTCTGACGTCCTGTTCAAAGAGGGTGCCAGCATCAATGAGTCCGAGATGGAGAGGTGTCGGCTTGATCGGGTTGACATGCGTAACGTCTTCGTAAGGCGTAGCTTCAGTGACTGCAGCTTTGTCAAAGCGAAGCTCTCGGGCGCTAGGATGGGCGGAGAATTCGTGCGCTGCGACTTCGCCGGGGCGAATCTATCCAAGTCATTCGCTACGGACTGTAAGTTCACGGGATGCAACTTCGCCGGTGCAACACTGTCCGATGTGCACTTCATCAGTTGCACGTTCGAGGGCTGTGATTTCTCGGACGTCAAGCTGCTCACTGGATCCGTCGCCGGCAGCGAGTTCCTGGGCGGAACTTCGATTGACCAATTGGCGGGCTGTATCACCGATAGCGCAGTAATTCGGTGA
- a CDS encoding DUF4303 domain-containing protein, translating into MEGVNGLVNLVCKTFRPALLDLFRSGENFYYCTFVITEEGHAPFLSAWSEEALARAVDESGEGPEVAADLKWSYADSPYVDFGSEYTEKLRAPFLARPNVQELGVDEWKKEIELRMDAVEQAARQLDGEGAFGAGQRRSRLLVAVEIMPPVPSNVDRVARLNDTNSDIFKQWLEEAAEHQR; encoded by the coding sequence ATGGAAGGTGTCAATGGTCTGGTGAATTTGGTCTGCAAGACATTTCGGCCCGCGCTGCTGGACTTGTTTAGAAGTGGCGAGAACTTCTATTACTGCACCTTCGTCATAACCGAGGAAGGCCACGCGCCATTTCTTTCAGCTTGGTCTGAAGAGGCGCTGGCGAGGGCAGTGGACGAGAGTGGCGAAGGCCCAGAGGTAGCTGCGGATCTGAAGTGGTCGTATGCAGATTCTCCATACGTTGACTTTGGAAGCGAATACACTGAGAAGCTTCGCGCGCCCTTCCTCGCCAGGCCGAACGTTCAAGAGCTCGGCGTCGATGAGTGGAAAAAAGAGATTGAGCTCCGTATGGATGCTGTAGAGCAGGCCGCACGCCAATTGGATGGAGAGGGCGCGTTCGGTGCAGGGCAGCGTCGCAGCAGGCTACTTGTTGCGGTGGAGATCATGCCTCCAGTGCCTTCCAACGTTGACCGAGTGGCTCGGCTGAACGACACCAATTCGGACATCTTCAAGCAGTGGTTGGAAGAGGCTGCAGAGCATCAGCGTTGA
- a CDS encoding DPP IV N-terminal domain-containing protein, protein MTEGSAPRHLQLLAGMLGLLGVSLAPAMAAPTAEDYARAERVLDGHLRGKVRNATVLPNWLDDGRFWYRHQTAQGSTDYLLVDPRVPSREPLFDRARLRVALQAAGATDADQVLQQVASVTTAPDVAALQLVLRSGAAQGLQCTLPAYRCAAVALPAPDSQALTAPDGQRAVVVRDHNLWLLPAGTAPAVALTHDGEASHGYGVLPDFALRGIPYREGRLQPPPFAVSWAPDGTRLFGVRYDERHVQAYPYLATAPAQGVRPVLHQVRLGLLGDAEQVRDAWFITDVRAARTQTIPVPEGWHSLTEAGVLGWSHGADKVYTAIVRHDRPARIQLVEIDLHRRTVRTLLEETSSTRVQLNSYPYNRAAVRVLPGRNQVVWFSQRDGWCHLYLVDAASGAVIRQLTRGAWLVRDIVGVDPDEQQLYFSAGGREPGDPYQRRLYRVALDGGEPVLLTPEAADHAIDAGAGALMGGRDPQLLAPSGRWVVDSHSTVAAPPITVLRDTRDGRVVLPLEHADDSAVRAAGWQPPHREQLLAADGHTPIYATVYLPPGYTADGRYPVIDAMYGGPHVSNAPVGYLDATATMNPVARASLAQLGFVVVSIDARGTPGRSKAFHDSSFLTAADVQLDDHVAAIRQLAARYPGMDLARVGIYGHSFGGYSAARALLRHPSFYRVGVASAGSHSFQGMYGGGIHGMDRLVGGQPVYADGSAVRPDAAAVPALFQPLDNSALVAQLQGKLMLVYGDLDENAMPALTLQLARALNAANKDYDLLYLANQDHELFRNDTYYMRRMWDYFVTHLLGATPPAYELGRQHDGA, encoded by the coding sequence ATGACAGAAGGATCTGCACCGCGCCACCTGCAGCTGCTGGCCGGGATGCTGGGGCTGCTTGGCGTGAGCCTGGCGCCGGCGATGGCCGCGCCCACCGCCGAGGACTACGCGCGCGCCGAACGGGTACTGGACGGACACTTGCGCGGAAAAGTGCGCAATGCCACGGTGCTGCCGAACTGGCTGGACGATGGCCGGTTCTGGTATCGCCATCAGACAGCCCAGGGCAGCACCGATTACCTGCTGGTGGACCCCCGCGTGCCCTCGCGCGAGCCGCTATTCGATCGCGCGCGGTTGCGCGTGGCGCTGCAGGCCGCTGGTGCTACCGACGCCGACCAGGTGCTGCAGCAGGTGGCCAGCGTCACCACTGCGCCCGATGTCGCCGCGCTGCAGCTGGTGCTGCGCAGCGGCGCCGCGCAGGGCCTGCAGTGCACGCTGCCGGCCTACCGGTGTGCAGCAGTCGCGCTGCCCGCACCCGACTCGCAGGCGCTGACCGCACCGGATGGACAGCGGGCCGTGGTGGTACGCGACCACAACCTGTGGCTGCTCCCGGCCGGCACGGCGCCGGCCGTCGCACTCACCCACGATGGCGAGGCGTCCCACGGCTACGGCGTGCTGCCCGATTTCGCGCTGCGCGGCATTCCCTATCGCGAGGGCCGGCTGCAACCGCCGCCGTTCGCGGTGTCCTGGGCGCCCGATGGCACCCGCCTGTTCGGGGTGCGCTATGACGAGCGCCACGTGCAGGCCTATCCCTACCTGGCCACGGCGCCGGCACAGGGCGTTCGCCCGGTGCTGCACCAGGTGCGGTTGGGCTTGCTGGGCGATGCCGAGCAGGTCCGCGATGCGTGGTTTATCACCGATGTGAGGGCAGCGCGCACGCAGACCATCCCCGTGCCCGAGGGCTGGCACAGCCTGACCGAGGCCGGCGTACTCGGCTGGTCGCATGGGGCAGACAAGGTATATACCGCGATCGTGCGGCATGACCGCCCGGCGCGGATCCAACTGGTCGAAATCGACCTGCACCGCCGCACCGTGCGCACGCTGCTGGAGGAAACGTCCAGCACCCGCGTGCAACTCAACAGCTATCCCTACAACCGCGCGGCGGTACGCGTGCTGCCGGGCCGCAACCAGGTGGTGTGGTTCTCGCAACGGGATGGCTGGTGCCATCTATACCTGGTGGACGCCGCCAGCGGCGCGGTGATCCGGCAGCTGACCCGCGGCGCGTGGCTGGTGCGCGATATCGTCGGCGTTGATCCGGACGAGCAGCAGCTGTACTTCAGCGCGGGCGGGCGCGAGCCCGGCGACCCGTACCAGCGCCGCCTGTACCGGGTGGCGCTGGACGGTGGCGAACCGGTGCTGTTGACCCCCGAGGCGGCCGACCATGCCATCGATGCGGGGGCGGGCGCGCTGATGGGCGGGCGTGACCCGCAGCTGCTGGCACCTTCGGGCCGCTGGGTGGTGGACAGCCACTCGACCGTGGCCGCGCCGCCCATCACCGTGCTGCGCGACACACGCGATGGCCGTGTAGTGCTGCCCCTGGAGCATGCCGACGACAGCGCCGTGCGCGCGGCCGGCTGGCAGCCCCCGCACCGTGAGCAGCTGCTGGCCGCCGACGGCCACACCCCGATCTACGCCACCGTGTACCTGCCACCCGGCTACACCGCCGACGGCCGGTACCCGGTGATCGATGCGATGTACGGCGGGCCGCACGTGAGCAACGCCCCGGTGGGCTACCTGGACGCCACCGCCACGATGAATCCGGTGGCGCGCGCCAGCCTGGCCCAGCTAGGCTTCGTGGTGGTCAGCATCGATGCGCGTGGCACGCCCGGCCGCTCTAAGGCGTTCCACGACAGCAGCTTCCTGACCGCTGCCGACGTGCAACTGGACGACCACGTTGCCGCGATCCGGCAACTGGCAGCGCGCTACCCGGGCATGGACCTGGCGCGGGTGGGCATCTACGGGCATTCCTTCGGGGGCTACAGCGCCGCCCGGGCACTGTTGCGCCATCCAAGCTTCTACCGGGTGGGCGTGGCATCGGCGGGCAGCCATAGCTTCCAGGGCATGTACGGCGGGGGCATCCACGGCATGGACCGACTGGTGGGGGGACAGCCGGTGTATGCCGACGGCAGCGCGGTGCGACCCGATGCGGCGGCCGTACCTGCGCTGTTCCAGCCGCTGGACAACAGCGCGTTGGTCGCGCAGCTGCAGGGCAAGCTGATGCTGGTGTATGGCGACCTGGATGAGAACGCCATGCCGGCGCTGACGCTGCAGCTGGCACGTGCGCTCAACGCCGCCAACAAGGACTACGACCTGCTGTACCTGGCCAACCAGGACCACGAACTGTTCCGCAACGATACGTACTACATGCGCCGCATGTGGGATTACTTCGTCACCCACTTGTTGGGTGCCACGCCGCCCGCCTACGAACTGGGCAGGCAACACGACGGCGCGTGA
- a CDS encoding DUF1428 domain-containing protein: MSYIDGFVLAVPTAHKEKFLAHAREGDAICIEHGALRVVECWADDVSHGKRTDFFRAVEAKDDETVVFSWIEWPDKATRDAGMQKMMEDPRMNAENNPMPFDGKRMIYGGFLPVVELGGK; this comes from the coding sequence ATGTCCTATATCGACGGTTTCGTGCTTGCAGTACCCACCGCCCACAAAGAGAAGTTCCTTGCGCACGCCCGCGAAGGCGATGCGATCTGTATCGAGCACGGCGCGCTGCGCGTGGTCGAATGCTGGGCCGACGATGTGAGCCACGGCAAGCGGACCGACTTCTTCCGCGCCGTGGAGGCCAAGGACGATGAAACGGTGGTGTTTTCCTGGATCGAATGGCCCGACAAGGCCACCCGCGATGCCGGCATGCAGAAGATGATGGAAGACCCCCGCATGAACGCGGAAAACAACCCGATGCCGTTTGACGGCAAGCGCATGATCTACGGCGGCTTCTTGCCGGTGGTGGAACTGGGCGGCAAGTAG
- a CDS encoding Ax21 family protein, which produces MKTSLIALALAAALPFAASAAEGLSYNYAEGDYVKTDADGGKADGWGVKGSYAFLPNFHAFGEFNQQKSDLDDAKTDQWRVGVGYNQEIGNSTDFVGRVAYNKYDPRHGLDFNGYSAEAGIRTAFGQHAEVYAMAGYEDYSKKHGINPDGEFYGRLGGQVKLNQNWGINGDIKMDRHGDKEWSVGPRFSW; this is translated from the coding sequence ATGAAGACTTCGTTGATTGCCCTGGCGCTTGCCGCCGCCCTGCCGTTCGCCGCCTCCGCTGCTGAAGGCCTGTCCTACAACTACGCCGAAGGCGACTACGTCAAGACCGACGCAGACGGCGGCAAGGCCGATGGTTGGGGCGTGAAGGGTTCCTACGCGTTCCTGCCGAACTTCCACGCCTTTGGTGAGTTCAACCAGCAGAAGAGCGACCTGGACGACGCCAAGACCGACCAGTGGCGCGTCGGCGTGGGCTACAACCAGGAAATCGGCAACAGCACCGACTTCGTGGGCCGCGTTGCCTACAACAAGTACGACCCGCGCCATGGCCTGGACTTCAACGGCTACAGCGCCGAAGCCGGTATCCGTACCGCGTTCGGCCAGCACGCCGAAGTCTATGCCATGGCTGGCTACGAGGATTACAGCAAGAAGCACGGCATCAATCCGGATGGCGAGTTCTACGGCCGCCTGGGTGGCCAGGTGAAGTTGAACCAGAACTGGGGCATCAACGGCGACATCAAGATGGATCGCCACGGTGACAAGGAATGGTCGGTCGGCCCGCGCTTCAGCTGGTAA
- a CDS encoding alpha/beta hydrolase: MSLDPDIARFLQTLPPPEVVAGLTLQQIRAASEDALPALQGPVEPVADVRDFSVATGDGHALAVRAYWPAGHGPGQTRPGLLFAHGGGWFQCSLAVYDSPCRALANATGCVVLAVDYRLAPEHRFPIPLEDVYAALCWSHAEAAQLDIDPARLMVGGDSAGGNLAAAVTLLARDRGGPPIHHQLLLYPALDTAIDTDSHRQFGEGYYLSTALMQRCWDAYLGEGVATADGRAVPARAHDLRGLPPATVLVCAYDPLRDEGEHYAARLAQAGVAVHCERLPGMVHACLHLLGTASASRVLLARSAALLAAAI; this comes from the coding sequence ATGAGCCTGGACCCGGATATCGCCCGCTTCCTGCAGACCCTGCCACCGCCGGAGGTGGTGGCAGGGTTGACGCTGCAGCAGATCCGCGCGGCCAGCGAAGATGCCCTGCCCGCCCTGCAGGGCCCGGTGGAGCCGGTGGCCGACGTACGCGATTTCAGCGTGGCCACCGGCGACGGCCACGCCTTGGCCGTACGCGCGTACTGGCCGGCCGGGCATGGCCCGGGCCAGACGCGCCCGGGGTTGCTGTTCGCCCATGGCGGCGGGTGGTTCCAGTGCTCGCTGGCGGTGTACGACAGCCCATGCCGGGCGCTGGCCAATGCCACCGGCTGCGTGGTGCTGGCGGTGGACTACCGGCTGGCCCCGGAGCACCGCTTCCCGATTCCGCTGGAGGACGTGTACGCCGCGCTGTGCTGGAGCCATGCCGAGGCGGCGCAGCTGGACATCGACCCGGCACGCTTGATGGTGGGCGGCGACAGTGCTGGCGGCAACCTGGCTGCGGCGGTGACGCTGCTGGCCCGTGATCGCGGTGGACCGCCCATCCACCACCAATTGCTGTTGTACCCGGCGCTGGACACCGCCATCGACACCGACAGCCACCGGCAGTTTGGCGAGGGCTACTACCTGAGCACCGCGTTGATGCAGCGGTGCTGGGACGCCTACCTCGGCGAAGGCGTAGCGACCGCCGATGGGCGGGCGGTGCCCGCGCGGGCACACGACCTGCGCGGGCTGCCACCGGCCACCGTGCTGGTGTGCGCGTACGACCCGCTGCGCGACGAAGGCGAGCACTACGCCGCGCGGTTGGCGCAGGCCGGGGTGGCGGTGCACTGCGAGCGCCTGCCCGGGATGGTGCACGCGTGCCTGCACCTGCTTGGCACCGCGTCGGCATCGCGGGTGCTGTTGGCGCGCAGCGCGGCGCTGTTGGCGGCTGCGATCTGA
- a CDS encoding alpha/beta hydrolase, with the protein MTAALESITHRHVRIDGRSVHCAILGEGRPVLLIPGWPQTWYAWRHILQALAAQGFQAIAVDPPGTGDSDTPAHGYDTGAIAATLHAVMQQLGHARYQVVGHDVGMWVAYALASDQPEAVQRLAITEAVIPGLAEAPPLFVAPEDNIFLWHFMFNQVRDLPEALIAGRERAYLTFMFDRWAHRREAVACEVYIRAYAAPGGLSGGFGYYRAIPETIRQNQQRARTPLAMPVLAIGAEHATANMPMDTMRAHAADLRGTMIADCGHFVMEEAPQAFLDQLLPFLLPDAAA; encoded by the coding sequence ATGACCGCCGCACTTGAGAGCATTACCCACCGCCACGTGCGCATCGATGGCCGCAGCGTGCATTGCGCGATCCTGGGCGAAGGCCGGCCGGTACTGCTGATTCCCGGCTGGCCGCAGACCTGGTACGCCTGGCGGCACATCCTGCAGGCGCTGGCCGCACAGGGCTTCCAGGCCATTGCGGTGGACCCGCCCGGCACCGGCGATTCGGACACGCCGGCGCACGGCTACGACACCGGCGCCATCGCCGCCACCCTCCACGCGGTGATGCAGCAGCTGGGCCATGCACGCTACCAGGTGGTGGGCCATGACGTGGGCATGTGGGTCGCCTACGCGCTGGCCAGCGACCAGCCCGAGGCCGTGCAGCGGCTGGCGATCACCGAGGCGGTGATTCCCGGGTTGGCCGAAGCTCCGCCGTTGTTCGTGGCCCCGGAGGACAACATCTTCCTGTGGCACTTCATGTTCAACCAGGTGCGCGACCTGCCCGAAGCGCTGATCGCCGGGCGCGAGCGCGCCTACCTGACCTTCATGTTCGACCGCTGGGCGCACCGCCGCGAAGCGGTGGCGTGCGAGGTGTACATCCGCGCGTACGCCGCGCCGGGTGGGCTGAGCGGTGGTTTCGGCTACTACCGCGCCATTCCCGAGACCATCCGCCAGAACCAGCAGCGCGCACGCACCCCGCTGGCCATGCCGGTGCTGGCCATCGGTGCCGAACATGCCACCGCCAACATGCCCATGGACACCATGCGCGCGCACGCCGCCGACCTGCGCGGCACGATGATCGCCGACTGCGGCCACTTCGTGATGGAAGAAGCCCCGCAGGCCTTCCTGGACCAGCTGCTGCCCTTCCTGCTGCCGGACGCCGCGGCATGA
- a CDS encoding sugar phosphate isomerase/epimerase family protein, whose product MRTIQGPSLHLAQFSADQPPFNDLPSIAAWAASQGFKALQIPAWDDRLFDVEQAAHSQQYCDDMIAMLAGHGLVISELTTHIFGQLVAVHPAYDALCDSFAPAALHGDPDARSAWAIERIKLAAKASQRLGLDRMGTFSGSFAWPYLFPFPQRPDGLIEAAFEELARRWLPILDVCDAHGIDLCYEIHPSEDLHDGTSFERFHAAVGGHPRCRILFDPSHFVLQQLDYLSFLDIYRDFIGMVHIKDAEFNPSGRQGIYGGYSGWTERAGRFRSLGDGQVDFKGIFSKLAQYDYDGWATLEWECCLKNQEDGAREGVAFINAHIITVTDRIFDDFAGAPVSRAQIHAMLGIH is encoded by the coding sequence ATGCGCACCATCCAAGGCCCCAGCCTGCACCTGGCCCAGTTCAGTGCAGACCAACCTCCCTTCAACGACCTGCCCTCCATTGCCGCCTGGGCCGCCAGCCAGGGCTTCAAGGCGCTGCAGATTCCGGCGTGGGACGACCGCCTGTTCGATGTGGAACAGGCCGCGCACAGCCAGCAGTACTGCGATGACATGATCGCCATGCTGGCCGGCCACGGCCTGGTGATCAGCGAGCTCACCACGCATATCTTCGGCCAGCTGGTGGCGGTGCACCCAGCCTACGACGCGCTGTGCGACAGCTTCGCCCCCGCCGCCCTGCACGGCGACCCGGACGCACGCAGCGCCTGGGCGATCGAACGCATCAAACTGGCGGCCAAGGCGTCGCAGCGGCTGGGCCTGGACCGCATGGGCACCTTCTCCGGTTCGTTCGCCTGGCCGTACCTGTTCCCGTTCCCGCAGCGACCGGACGGCCTGATCGAGGCCGCGTTCGAGGAGCTGGCCCGCCGCTGGCTGCCGATCCTGGATGTGTGCGACGCGCACGGCATCGACCTCTGCTACGAGATCCACCCCAGCGAAGACCTGCATGACGGCACCAGTTTCGAGCGCTTCCACGCCGCGGTGGGTGGCCACCCGCGCTGCCGGATCCTGTTCGACCCCAGCCACTTCGTGCTGCAGCAGCTGGATTACCTGAGCTTCCTGGACATCTACCGCGACTTCATCGGCATGGTTCACATCAAGGATGCCGAGTTCAATCCGAGCGGCCGCCAGGGCATCTACGGCGGCTACAGCGGCTGGACCGAGCGCGCCGGACGTTTCCGTTCGCTGGGCGATGGGCAGGTGGACTTCAAGGGCATCTTCTCCAAGCTGGCCCAGTACGACTACGACGGCTGGGCCACGCTGGAATGGGAGTGCTGCCTGAAGAACCAGGAAGACGGTGCGCGCGAGGGCGTGGCCTTCATCAACGCGCACATCATCACCGTGACCGACCGCATCTTCGACGACTTCGCCGGCGCGCCGGTCAGCCGTGCGCAGATCCACGCCATGCTGGGGATCCACTGA
- a CDS encoding TetR/AcrR family transcriptional regulator, which translates to MAGRPREFDKDHALKQAMLLFWARGYEGTSMSALVEALGIASARIYAAFGSKEQLFREAVALYEAGDGGFADRALREQAVRPAIERMLHDAVLTYTKRGRAQGCLVVSAATSTAPENEAVMDWLAEHRRQRTQQIIARLQQAAAAGELADGADVQALGDYFATVLHGISTQARDGASRARLLAAVAVALQVLPEQAHG; encoded by the coding sequence ATGGCCGGCCGCCCCCGCGAATTCGACAAAGACCACGCCCTCAAGCAGGCCATGCTGTTGTTCTGGGCGCGTGGATACGAAGGCACGTCGATGTCGGCGTTGGTGGAGGCACTGGGCATCGCCTCGGCGCGCATCTACGCCGCCTTCGGCAGCAAGGAGCAGTTGTTCCGCGAGGCCGTGGCGCTGTACGAAGCCGGCGATGGAGGCTTTGCCGACCGCGCGCTGCGCGAGCAGGCGGTGCGCCCGGCCATCGAACGCATGCTGCACGACGCCGTGCTCACCTACACCAAGCGCGGGCGCGCGCAGGGCTGCCTGGTGGTGTCGGCGGCCACCAGTACCGCACCGGAGAACGAGGCGGTGATGGACTGGCTGGCCGAACACCGCCGCCAGCGCACCCAGCAGATCATCGCGCGGCTGCAGCAGGCGGCCGCCGCCGGCGAACTGGCCGATGGCGCGGACGTGCAGGCGTTGGGCGACTACTTCGCCACCGTGCTGCACGGCATTTCCACCCAGGCCCGCGACGGCGCCAGCCGCGCTCGCCTGCTGGCCGCGGTGGCGGTGGCCCTGCAGGTCCTGCCGGAGCAGGCCCATGGCTGA
- a CDS encoding NUDIX domain-containing protein, whose translation MADATAAHQPRVGCGAVIQRADGAVLLIQRGRPPEQGHWGLPGGKVDWMETVEAAVVREVLEETGLRVAIERLLCVVDHFEPTLQQHWIAPVYLARALDDSVAVLQEPEVLLALGWFSPDALPAPLTLSARQGLAQLSATG comes from the coding sequence ATGGCTGATGCAACTGCTGCCCACCAACCGCGCGTGGGCTGTGGTGCGGTCATCCAGCGCGCCGATGGCGCGGTGTTGCTGATCCAGCGCGGGCGCCCGCCCGAGCAGGGCCACTGGGGCCTGCCGGGTGGAAAGGTGGACTGGATGGAAACCGTCGAAGCCGCCGTGGTCCGCGAAGTGCTCGAAGAAACCGGGCTGCGCGTGGCCATTGAACGGCTGCTGTGCGTGGTGGACCATTTTGAGCCGACGCTGCAGCAGCACTGGATCGCACCGGTGTACCTGGCCCGCGCCCTGGACGACAGCGTTGCCGTGCTGCAGGAGCCGGAGGTTCTGCTGGCACTGGGCTGGTTCAGCCCCGACGCCTTGCCGGCGCCGCTGACCCTGTCCGCGCGCCAGGGGCTTGCACAGCTGTCAGCGACGGGCTGA
- a CDS encoding sugar kinase: MSGQQFSVATSSGQRWDALALGEVMLRFDPGEGRVRNARQFNVWEGGGEYNVARGLCSSFGHRSGVLTALPRNELGALAQQLIQAGGVDTSQIVWRDYDGIGRNTRMGLNFTERGFGVRAPLGISDRAYSAASQLQPHEYDWDAVFGRDGARWLHTGGIFAALSEHSAQTAITAAQAARRHGVAVSYDLNYRASLWDSHPDPDAARHANCAIAAECDLLVGDEYSFAACLGMDLADLGKRETPMDVGPADAAAQRALQRFPNLQAVAFTLRDASNAARNGWAGALRTRDMLFVSRRREVDLLDRVGGGDAFVAGVVHALLAGKGEQVAVELGAAHGALAMSTPGDTACTSLEEVEAVARGDAAAAKR; encoded by the coding sequence ATGAGCGGCCAGCAGTTTTCAGTAGCTACCTCCAGCGGCCAACGCTGGGATGCGCTGGCGCTGGGCGAAGTGATGCTGCGCTTCGATCCCGGCGAAGGCCGCGTGCGCAACGCGCGCCAGTTCAACGTGTGGGAAGGCGGCGGCGAGTACAACGTGGCCCGCGGGCTGTGCAGCAGCTTCGGCCACCGCAGCGGCGTGCTCACCGCGTTGCCGCGCAACGAGCTGGGCGCGCTTGCCCAGCAGCTGATCCAGGCCGGTGGCGTGGATACCAGCCAGATCGTCTGGCGTGACTACGACGGCATCGGTCGCAACACGCGCATGGGCCTGAACTTCACCGAGCGCGGCTTCGGCGTGCGCGCGCCGCTGGGCATTTCCGACCGCGCCTATTCGGCCGCCTCGCAATTGCAGCCGCATGAATACGACTGGGACGCGGTGTTCGGCCGCGACGGTGCCCGCTGGCTGCATACCGGCGGCATCTTCGCCGCGCTGTCCGAGCACAGCGCGCAGACCGCCATCACCGCCGCGCAGGCCGCGCGCCGCCACGGCGTGGCGGTGTCCTACGACCTGAACTACCGCGCCAGCCTGTGGGACAGCCATCCCGATCCGGACGCGGCGCGCCACGCCAACTGCGCCATCGCCGCCGAGTGCGACCTGCTGGTGGGCGATGAGTATTCCTTCGCGGCCTGCCTGGGCATGGACCTGGCCGACCTGGGCAAGCGCGAAACACCGATGGACGTGGGCCCGGCCGATGCGGCCGCACAGCGGGCGCTGCAGCGCTTCCCGAACCTGCAGGCCGTGGCCTTCACCCTGCGCGATGCCAGCAACGCGGCACGCAACGGCTGGGCCGGCGCACTGCGCACGCGCGACATGCTGTTCGTGTCGCGCCGGCGCGAGGTGGATCTGCTGGACCGGGTGGGCGGCGGTGACGCGTTCGTGGCCGGCGTGGTGCATGCGCTGCTGGCCGGCAAGGGCGAGCAGGTGGCGGTGGAGCTGGGCGCGGCGCATGGGGCGCTGGCGATGTCCACCCCGGGCGACACCGCGTGCACCAGCCTGGAGGAAGTGGAAGCGGTGGCGCGCGGTGATGCCGCGGCGGCCAAGCGCTGA